The sequence AATCTATCAGAGGCGGCACTTGACCAGCATGCCTTTTATTTGCGAGAATACCGTATGGGGATCCTGCTTACTGTCGGCATTTTTTACATTGTCGCGCACATTTTGGTCTTCCTTCCCGCAGCGAGGAGGTCTTTTCCCAGACTTTGCCAGAATGCTGCTTCAGTTTTTCTCGTGTGCGACTCCATGCTGGCGGGCGTGCTCCTGCTTGAACTCTATTTCGCAGCAATCCACGACCAATCCGACGGCTTCAACCTGACGCGTTCCGGCCGCCAATGGTTCGAACGCCACTGGAAGCCGGTCAATTCCCTGGGCTACCGCGACGCCGAACCCGCAGCTCCCGCCCCGGGCCAGAGAACCGTCATGATCCTGGGCGACTCCTTCGCAGCCGGACACGGCATCGAACGGGCCGAGAACCGTTTCTCGAACGTGGCCGCCCGCGCGCTGGGGCCGGGCTGGAAGGTGTACAACGTGTCCCAGCCCGGATGGGACACCGTGGACGAGGCCAAGGCCATGCGCGCCTTCCCGGTGAAGCCCGACGTGGTCGTGCTGTGCTACTACCTGAACGACATCTTCCATGCCGCGAACGAGGCGAAATACCCCCTGACCTTTTCCGTGAATCTACCCACGGGCTTCATGAAGGAGCTCGTCGGGGTGTCCGCCCTGGCCGACTACGCATACTGGCGTCTGGCGCGCGGCGGCAATCTCTCGGGCGGAGCCGGAACCTTCTGGGACACGCTGAAGGGGGCCTATGCCGATCCGGCGGTCTGGGGCATCCACGCCAAGGCCCTGGAGGACATCGCCGCCTATTGCCGGGAGAACCGCATCACCCTGGTGGCCGTGGTGTTCCCCATGCTCCAGGCTCCGGCCGAGAGCGCCCCCATCACCGGCAAGGTGGCCGGAGCCCTGGCCGCCATGGGAGCGGACGTGATCGACCTGACGCCAGCGATGCAGGGCCGCCCCGCCCGCGAACTGGTGGTGAACACCCTGGACGCGCACCCCAACGAGGCCGTGCATCGCCAAGTGGGCGAGATGCTGGCCGGGCGCATGCACACCCTGGAAGCGTCTCTCTCGCCGCGCTGACCGCGCCAAGCTGCTCCATCCCGTCCATGCGGGCCGGTTCGTCCCGGCCTCGCCATGGATTCATCCGCCTCCTGTCCGACACTCGTCGACAGGGCGCTGACCGTCCGCGAAGCACCCGCCCCATTCAGACTTCCGCAGTCCTGCATCACGATTCCCGATAACATCCGCCCCCCTCCATCCTGACAAGCGATTGGCCTGGAACGCTCCCTCCGGTGTAACGTGCCGGAAATTCATGACGGAGCAGGCGATGAAGAGGACCAGGACCATCACTATTCTGGCCAGAACGGCCCTCGCCCTGGCGTTCCTGGTAGCCGGGGCCATCAAGCTCACCCGTCCGGAAGTCTTCGCCGTGACCATCAAGGCCTTCGGCATCGTC comes from Fundidesulfovibrio putealis DSM 16056 and encodes:
- a CDS encoding SGNH/GDSL hydrolase family protein; amino-acid sequence: MCDSMLAGVLLLELYFAAIHDQSDGFNLTRSGRQWFERHWKPVNSLGYRDAEPAAPAPGQRTVMILGDSFAAGHGIERAENRFSNVAARALGPGWKVYNVSQPGWDTVDEAKAMRAFPVKPDVVVLCYYLNDIFHAANEAKYPLTFSVNLPTGFMKELVGVSALADYAYWRLARGGNLSGGAGTFWDTLKGAYADPAVWGIHAKALEDIAAYCRENRITLVAVVFPMLQAPAESAPITGKVAGALAAMGADVIDLTPAMQGRPARELVVNTLDAHPNEAVHRQVGEMLAGRMHTLEASLSPR